aagtccgggctgtagggcgGGTGATCAGACTGCTCCCAACGAAATTGTcgaaccaatgtttgagtgtcaccagcGGTATGGGGCCGAACATTGTCATGCAGCAACACAATTCTGTCTGAGCATccctctccgtttgttttgaattgcccgccttagttttcttaaggtttcacaataccttaccgcattaatggtttcaccttttgggagaaaatcaatcagcaaatACCTTTCCGAtaccaaaagacagtgcacatgattttttgTGTAGACATTGTTGccgtcttgaatttttgtttcttcgggGATTGCGTGagtcgccactccattgactgctgaTTGGATTCCAGTGTGACATGACAGACCAAGTTTCATCTCACCACACCACTGATTGCAGCGCTACGGTGGCAGTAGAATGAAActgtacttactttctgaacacggaTTGTATCATAGACCCACATTTGGGCCACTCTTCATTTCTTCAAttacttaaattgtttagttttttacacaaaatacgcTTCAGaaggaaaattgtaattttactttgtGGATTAAATTATTGTGCATTAAACAGAAAACAGTGTGTATgtccatttaaatatttcttaaacccTGAAATATAcccaaataaaaaagtataaaatgctAACACACAAACATGtatctataattaatacaatataattctttttatagaaaCAATCGTATTACTTCTTTATATTCTATTCGTTATAactgtgtattatttatattaaataaatgaattttgcTTGTAGTAATAcgtattatgttattattttaggaCATGAGTGTTTTGGACATGGgggattttgttattgttttaggcTAATCTGCCATAAAAGTGAATAAAtctactaaaaaattaaaatttaaagctgAAAAAATAACCAAAGGGAAGCATTAATGAGGTAAGTGTGTTTTCTATTCAATCAATTTTTCCAACCCCTCGAAAGATAGGCCTCACTACTACTCAGCAAACTTATTTGGACTCGTTGGactgtgaatttttattttctgttgattTTAAGAACACTGATTTCTTAAAatacttgtgtaaataatattgtatagataatattttaataatcttcaTGAATGTAAGTAAAACTTGTGGAATTTTTGGGCCATGATATATAATAATCGTTCCAATTCgttgtttttataagtaatatttgtattaattattgataggtTAAAAATTTGTGGAGAATGCAGTTTAATACAGGAGAGACACAGTCCAAGGCGACAAAAAAGTCAAAGGGAAACCAATCAACAAGAAAAAGGAAAGCAACTTCCAGAAATACTAAGTACATTGATAAAGACAATGATACAGAGATGAAAACTCAAgatgtaattattgtaaatgaaaatgttaaatcaGAATGTCAATCAGTCTTTCAGTTTATAGATGTAAATTCAATTCCAAAAAAAGGTGGAAAAAAGGCTGTAAAAAGGAAAAAGAATGAAAATcaagaaaaattaacaaatattgaaGTTGAACATGCCAAAAATGACAGTGCAAGTACATATAACATATTGGATGAACTACTTCATTCAAAACAACAGGTAACTCATATCAAAGACATTATATTAGCTAAGTTTTCTGTACCATGATAGAATTATTGTGACTAACTTATACATCTTTAAACtacatttttgtgataaataaattataaatataacattattatgtaaatattatttaatttttcaaattaagaagTTACCAATTTAATTCTAATAATCTCCCCAACAGCTAGCACATATTCTAATGATGAATTAAGTTATCTTGATACATGTCAAAACTACTTGTATGTCCTATTAAGTATTAGAGGTCCGATAATGAGCCCCAAACTATGTGGCTGTAGTCTTTAGGCACAACTTTGGGAAGCCTAAGCAAGATATTTCGTAGATGGATAGTTAACTCCTCAGCAGGTTTCAAATAGTGCCTATGTCTACATTTTGGTGACTAAGTCAGTATACTGGGGCAAGCCAACATCAGAAGACTATGACATTGCTTTTAAACAGTTCACTAATAGAGGACTGAAGATCTTAGTATGTTCTCCCATGGAAACTGTGAGGGACCTCATCATGCCTAGACACTATATCAAGAATATCACTGAGTTTCAGCGGTCAACTAAAGCTAAGGTCTACATTGTGTCTAACAACCCAAAAATCGGTATCGTGTATTGAGAGGTGGTCTTTCACATTCAGTATTTTTAGGGATACTAAAACAACTAATCACAGAACACAATGAAAACGCTGAAATGTTACTTTCTCCGTCCATGGATTCAGCATCAGAATTATCTTCAGATGCAGTTCCTCCATCGTTGCAGTCTGGTTATCGGCCAGCTGTGTAAAGAAGCCACCTTCCCGCCAACACCTCTTCAAGTCTCTCATTTACTCTGTGGAGATGCAATTAACCTCAACAATTCTCATATTGCTACCTCCTCAATTTCAACCACCCTGCCTAACTTGCCAACCTACTCAACTCTCCAGTTTTCATCACAGAACTACAACACCTCACAGGTTACAGTTCAGTATCCGTAACCTTTCTCCGCCCCTTTTTCAACCCAGAAACCCTAACACTAACCCAAATTGGCTCCCAACTTGGTATTTCATCCGAGAAGCTAACTCAACTTCTGAAAAGTGAGATTTGTGGAAATCGTAGATGGTGATATTTTGGTATTGGACAGTGAGTTGAGTGAGAATTACTTTACCAACAAAGAGAGTTGTGAAAATATTGGAATAATTCCAATATTATCTTTTTGTTTGTAGCTGACAAAAAGATAGTTTAGTAAATAGTCTTAATAATGGGTCTTTTCTTTAAGGAAATAAATGCGCTTTCCTCAGCTAgagaaaaattctgtattttgtgCAAAGATTATCATAATTTCAAGTTACCCACTTCTTTAAATAGTAGCAATAAGGgtatctgtaataatataaaGCTGAACAAAAA
The Homalodisca vitripennis isolate AUS2020 chromosome 1, UT_GWSS_2.1, whole genome shotgun sequence DNA segment above includes these coding regions:
- the LOC124370433 gene encoding uncharacterized protein LOC124370433 — translated: MQFNTGETQSKATKKSKGNQSTRKRKATSRNTKYIDKDNDTEMKTQDVIIVNENVKSECQSVFQFIDVNSIPKKGGKKAVKRKKNENQEKLTNIEVEHAKNDSASTYNILDELLHSKQQELFSSLGSIDLIQNLADG